The Acidimicrobiales bacterium DNA segment GTCATCACCGGTGTCAGCGGCCCCGGCGCCCATCCGCTCTCCTCGACGCATTCGCGGTGGCCGGCCTCGGTGACCGTCTCACCGGCATCGACGCCGCCGGCGGGCAGCTCCCACCCCCAGGTGTCGGTGATGAATCGATGTCGCCAGATCAGCAGCACGTGGGCATCGACGACCACCAGCGTGCCCACGGCCTCGTTCGGGAACCGCACGGCATGATGCTCGAACCGCCGCCCCGACGGCGTCTCGACATCGACGAGGGCCATCGACATCCAGTCGCTCTCGTAGACGAAGCGCTGCCCGTGCTCGATCCAGCGGCCGGGTTCACGACCGTCCGGCATCGGCGTTAACCGACACTGCCTTCCATCTGGAGTTCGATGAGGCGACTCCACTCGACCGCGTATTCCATGGGCAGGGTGCGGGTGATCGGCTCGATGAATCCGTTGACGATCATGCCCATCGCCTGTTCCTCGGTGAGCCCGCGACTGCGCAGGTAGAACAGTTGCTCGTCGGCGACGCGGGACACGGTGGCTTCGTGGCCGATGACGGCGTCACCCGAGCCCACCTCCATGTAGGGGTAGGTGTCGGAAACGGAGTCCTCGTCGAGGATCAGGGCGTCGCACTGCACATGGCTCTTGCAGCCGTAGGCATCGTCCTCCACTCGCACGAGGCCTCGATAGGAGGTGCGGCCGCCGTCCTTCGAGATGGATTTGGACACGATCTTCGAGGTGGTCTCGGGTGCCGCGTGGATCATCTTGGCGCCGGTGTCCTGGTGCTGACCGGGGCCGGCGTAGGCCACGGAGAGCACCTCGCCCGACGCCTTGGGGCCGGCGAGCACGACGGCCGGGTACTTCATCGTGAGCTTGGAGCCGATGTTGCCGTCGATCCACTCCATGTGGCCCTCGGCTTCGACATAGGCCCGCTTGGTGACGAGGTTGTAGACGTTGTCGGACCAGTTCTGGATGGTCGTGTAGGTGACCCGGGCCGACGGCTTCACCACGATCTCGACCACGGCGGAGTGCAATGAGTCCGACGTGTAGGTGGGCGCCGAGCATCCTTCGATGTAGTGCACCTGCGAACCCTCGTCGGCGATGATGAGGGTGCGTTCGAACTGACCCATGTTCTCGGCGTTGATGCGGAAGTAGGCCTGCAACGGCATCTCGACCTGCACGCCGGGCGGGACGTAGATGAACGAGCCGCCCGACCAGGCCGAGCTGTTCAGCGCGGAGAACTTGTTGTCGTTGGGCGGGATGATCTTGCCGAAGTACTGCTGCACGAGTTCGGGGTACTCGCGCAGTGCGGTGTCCATGTCGGAGAACAGGACACCCTGGGCCTCGAGATCCTCACGG contains these protein-coding regions:
- a CDS encoding NUDIX hydrolase, whose translation is MPDGREPGRWIEHGQRFVYESDWMSMALVDVETPSGRRFEHHAVRFPNEAVGTLVVVDAHVLLIWRHRFITDTWGWELPAGGVDAGETVTEAGHRECVEESGWAPGPLTPVMTWHPSNGATDQRFHVVRATQAVEVGEPTDPDEALRVEWVALDRIAGFVRDGLLGDGLSVMGLLSELAGISAA
- the sufB gene encoding Fe-S cluster assembly protein SufB, which codes for MSTADSLDLGKYQLGWADEEDYVFKPKKGLNEEILREMSWLKGEPQWMLDMRLKSYRRFGARPMPHWGGDMSGIDFDDIFYYIKPKGGLNDDWDEVPESIKNTYEKLGIPEAERKYLAGVTAQYESEVVYHKNREDLEAQGVLFSDMDTALREYPELVQQYFGKIIPPNDNKFSALNSSAWSGGSFIYVPPGVQVEMPLQAYFRINAENMGQFERTLIIADEGSQVHYIEGCSAPTYTSDSLHSAVVEIVVKPSARVTYTTIQNWSDNVYNLVTKRAYVEAEGHMEWIDGNIGSKLTMKYPAVVLAGPKASGEVLSVAYAGPGQHQDTGAKMIHAAPETTSKIVSKSISKDGGRTSYRGLVRVEDDAYGCKSHVQCDALILDEDSVSDTYPYMEVGSGDAVIGHEATVSRVADEQLFYLRSRGLTEEQAMGMIVNGFIEPITRTLPMEYAVEWSRLIELQMEGSVG